Proteins encoded in a region of the Puniceibacterium sp. IMCC21224 genome:
- the glpK gene encoding glycerol kinase GlpK: MRYILAIDQGTTSSRAILFDADMKITAVAQEEFEQHYPASGWVEHDVSDLWSTTAGTCRQVIERAAISAGDIAAIGITNQRETTIVWDRDTGQAIHKAIVWQDRRTSDICAALREEGHEAMFTDRTGLLLDPYFSGTKLKWILDNVDGARDKAREGKLLFGTVDSYLIWKLTGGAAHVTDATNAARTLLYDIRKGRWSQTICDLLDIPITMLPEVKDCAADFGMTRPDLFGREIPILGVAGDQQAATLGQACFQPGMLKSTYGTGCFALLNTGDTPVASKNRLLTTIAYQLDGKPTYALEGSIFIAGAVVQWLRDGLKIIRDAKETQPLAENADAGQNVVLVPAFTGLGAPYWNAECRGAIFGLTRNSGPEEFARAALESVGYQTRDLLEAMHADWTPQGGDQTLRVDGGMSASDYAMQFLSDIIGAPVDRPQVLETTALGAAWLAGQRVGVYPDMAGFAEKWRLDRSFDPGMSDEDRASKYGAWKRAVSAAMSF, translated from the coding sequence GTGCGCTATATCCTGGCCATCGACCAAGGCACCACATCCAGCCGCGCGATCCTGTTCGACGCAGACATGAAAATCACTGCCGTCGCACAGGAAGAGTTCGAACAGCATTATCCAGCCTCAGGATGGGTCGAACATGACGTGTCGGATTTGTGGTCGACCACAGCGGGCACCTGTCGCCAGGTTATTGAGCGCGCGGCGATCTCGGCCGGGGACATCGCCGCGATCGGCATCACCAATCAGCGCGAAACCACGATCGTCTGGGACCGCGACACCGGGCAGGCCATTCACAAGGCCATCGTCTGGCAGGATCGGCGTACCTCGGACATCTGCGCCGCGTTGCGTGAAGAAGGTCACGAGGCGATGTTCACCGACCGGACCGGCCTGCTGCTGGATCCGTATTTTTCGGGAACCAAGCTGAAATGGATTCTCGATAACGTAGACGGGGCGCGGGACAAGGCGCGCGAGGGCAAGCTGCTGTTCGGCACCGTCGACAGCTACCTGATCTGGAAACTGACCGGCGGGGCGGCGCATGTCACCGACGCCACCAATGCCGCGCGGACCCTCCTGTATGATATCCGCAAGGGACGCTGGTCGCAGACCATTTGTGACCTGCTGGATATCCCGATCACGATGCTCCCCGAGGTCAAGGATTGCGCCGCCGATTTTGGCATGACGCGGCCCGACCTCTTTGGTCGCGAAATACCCATTCTGGGCGTTGCGGGTGACCAGCAGGCGGCGACGCTGGGGCAGGCCTGTTTTCAGCCCGGAATGTTGAAATCCACCTATGGCACCGGCTGTTTTGCGTTGCTCAACACCGGCGACACGCCCGTTGCGTCCAAGAACCGACTTTTGACCACCATCGCCTATCAGCTTGACGGGAAACCGACCTATGCTCTCGAAGGGTCGATTTTTATCGCAGGGGCAGTGGTGCAATGGCTGCGCGACGGGTTGAAGATCATCCGGGATGCCAAGGAAACGCAGCCGCTCGCTGAAAATGCCGATGCTGGGCAGAATGTTGTCCTTGTCCCGGCGTTCACCGGTCTGGGTGCGCCATATTGGAACGCTGAATGCCGTGGCGCAATATTTGGCCTCACGCGCAATTCCGGTCCCGAGGAGTTTGCACGCGCCGCGCTCGAATCCGTTGGGTATCAGACCCGCGATCTGCTTGAGGCGATGCACGCTGACTGGACCCCGCAGGGCGGTGATCAGACGCTGCGGGTCGATGGCGGCATGTCTGCCTCCGATTACGCAATGCAATTCCTGTCGGATATCATCGGAGCGCCGGTTGATCGGCCACAGGTGCTGGAAACGACGGCGCTGGGGGCGGCATGGCTTGCCGGTCAGCGCGTCGGCGTGTACCCGGATATGGCTGGATTTGCCGAAAAATGGCGGCTCGACCGCAGCTTTGACCCCGGTATGTCCGACGAAGATCGCGCGTCGAAATACGGCGCGTGGAAACGCGCGGTTTCCGCCGCGATGAGTTTTTGA
- a CDS encoding ABC transporter substrate-binding protein: MNLNLKSTTAVAAALACFASPSFADMDAATAFLDSEIGDLSSLTREEQESEMQWFIDAAAPFAGMDIKVVSETIDTHSYESKVLAAAFSKITGINLTHDLIGEGDVVEKLQTQMQSGENIYDAYINDSDLIGTHWRYQQARSLTDWMANEGSDVTNPGLDLDDFIGTSFTTGPDGELYQLPDQQFANLYWFRYDWFNDEQNKADFKAKYGYDLGVPVNWSAYEDIAEFFTGRDLSRLGVEGDVFGNMDYGKKDPSLGWRYTDAWMSMAGMGDKGEPNGLPVDEWGIRVNENSQPVGACMTRGGATNSPAAVYAVDKAIKWLNDYSPPAAQGMTFSEAGPIPAQGNVAQQMFWYTAFTAATVLPDLPVMNEDGTPKWRMAPSPHGAYWEEGMKVGYQDVGSWTLMKSTPVDRAKAAWLYAQFVTSKTVDVKKAHEGLTFIRESTVQHQSFTDRAPKLGGLVEFYRSPARVQWSPTGTNVPDYPKLAQLWWQNIGDAMSGAKSSQEALDSLCGDMESVMERLERAGIQGDIGPKMNPEETAEYWLEQPGAPKPKLANEDEEPKTVSYDELIASWK; the protein is encoded by the coding sequence ATGAACCTGAATCTTAAATCCACCACAGCGGTGGCTGCGGCACTGGCGTGTTTCGCCAGCCCGTCGTTCGCCGACATGGATGCCGCTACGGCATTCCTCGACAGCGAAATCGGCGATCTCTCTAGCCTGACCCGCGAAGAGCAGGAATCCGAAATGCAGTGGTTCATTGATGCCGCTGCCCCGTTCGCGGGCATGGACATCAAGGTCGTGTCGGAAACTATCGACACACACAGCTATGAATCCAAGGTCCTGGCCGCGGCGTTTAGCAAGATCACCGGGATCAATCTGACCCACGACCTGATCGGCGAAGGTGACGTTGTCGAAAAGCTGCAGACACAGATGCAGTCGGGCGAAAACATCTATGACGCCTATATCAACGACTCGGATCTGATCGGCACCCACTGGCGCTATCAGCAGGCGCGCAGCCTGACCGACTGGATGGCGAACGAAGGCTCGGACGTGACCAACCCCGGTCTCGATCTCGACGATTTCATCGGCACATCGTTCACCACCGGCCCCGATGGTGAGCTGTACCAGCTGCCCGATCAGCAGTTCGCGAACCTCTACTGGTTCCGCTACGACTGGTTCAACGATGAACAGAACAAGGCCGATTTCAAAGCGAAATATGGCTACGATCTGGGCGTTCCGGTCAACTGGTCCGCGTATGAGGACATCGCCGAATTCTTTACCGGCCGCGACCTGTCGCGTCTGGGTGTAGAAGGTGACGTCTTTGGCAACATGGACTACGGTAAGAAAGACCCGAGCTTGGGCTGGCGCTACACCGACGCGTGGATGTCCATGGCCGGAATGGGCGACAAGGGTGAACCCAACGGCCTGCCGGTCGACGAATGGGGCATTCGCGTCAACGAAAATTCGCAGCCCGTCGGCGCCTGCATGACCCGTGGCGGTGCCACCAATTCGCCCGCCGCAGTCTATGCCGTGGACAAAGCGATCAAGTGGCTCAACGATTACTCGCCGCCCGCCGCGCAGGGCATGACCTTTTCCGAAGCCGGCCCGATCCCGGCGCAGGGCAATGTCGCACAGCAGATGTTCTGGTACACCGCATTCACTGCGGCGACCGTGCTGCCTGACCTGCCCGTGATGAATGAGGACGGCACGCCGAAATGGCGCATGGCCCCCTCGCCGCACGGCGCATACTGGGAAGAGGGCATGAAAGTCGGCTATCAGGACGTGGGTTCCTGGACGCTGATGAAATCCACACCTGTGGATCGTGCCAAGGCGGCCTGGCTCTATGCCCAGTTCGTGACCTCCAAGACGGTGGATGTGAAGAAAGCGCACGAAGGTCTGACCTTCATCCGTGAATCCACCGTTCAGCACCAGTCCTTCACCGACCGCGCGCCGAAACTGGGCGGCCTGGTGGAATTCTACCGCTCGCCGGCCCGCGTTCAGTGGTCGCCGACCGGTACGAACGTGCCGGATTATCCCAAGCTGGCACAGCTGTGGTGGCAGAACATCGGTGACGCCATGTCCGGCGCCAAGTCCTCGCAGGAAGCACTCGACAGCCTCTGCGGTGACATGGAATCGGTGATGGAGCGTCTTGAGCGGGCAGGCATCCAGGGCGACATCGGCCCCAAGATGAACCCCGAAGAGACCGCCGAGTACTGGCTCGAGCAGCCGGGTGCACCCAAGCCCAAGCTTGCGAACGAGGACGAAGAGCCCAAGACCGTCAGCTATGACGAGCTGATCGCGTCCTGGAAGTAA
- a CDS encoding DUF2160 domain-containing protein: protein MAWMAWTWPTATFFGVIALLLITFTVLAIKFPETPRVGVLRIETTRGDRLFITLLGSAFINLAWLGIVGANQPYALIACLIYAVAVFRFV, encoded by the coding sequence ATGGCATGGATGGCATGGACCTGGCCGACCGCCACCTTTTTCGGGGTGATCGCTCTGCTACTGATCACCTTCACGGTGCTCGCAATCAAATTTCCTGAGACGCCGCGTGTTGGCGTGCTCAGGATCGAAACGACACGGGGCGACCGCCTCTTCATCACTCTTCTGGGCTCGGCCTTTATCAATCTGGCCTGGCTCGGGATCGTCGGCGCGAACCAACCTTACGCGCTGATCGCCTGCCTGATCTATGCCGTCGCGGTGTTCCGCTTCGTCTAG
- a CDS encoding carbohydrate ABC transporter permease, producing the protein MTDATTTSIPGNLTSGRGKKRTLIKGSAIVMGLYLLFLLLPIYWLLNMSLKTNTEILGAFSLWPRNLTFANYTTILTDPSWYMGYVNSLIYVVINTVISITVALPAAYAFSRYSFMGDKHLFFWLLTNRMAPPAVFALPFFQLYSSVGLFDTHIAVALAHCLFNVPLAVWILEGFMRGVPKEIDETAYIDGYSFGRFFVKIFMPLVASGIGVAAFFCFMFSWVELLLSRTLTSVNAKPIAATMTRTVSASGLDWGVLAAAGILTIVPGALVIYFVRNYIAKGFALGRV; encoded by the coding sequence ATGACTGACGCAACCACAACCAGCATCCCCGGCAACCTGACCTCTGGGCGCGGGAAAAAGCGGACCCTGATCAAAGGGTCAGCCATCGTAATGGGCCTGTATCTGCTGTTCCTGTTGCTGCCGATCTACTGGCTGCTGAACATGAGCCTCAAGACCAATACCGAGATCCTCGGAGCGTTCTCGCTCTGGCCACGCAATCTGACCTTCGCGAACTATACGACCATCCTGACGGACCCGAGCTGGTACATGGGCTACGTCAATTCGCTGATCTACGTGGTGATCAACACTGTCATTTCGATCACCGTGGCGCTGCCTGCGGCCTATGCGTTTTCGCGCTACAGCTTTATGGGCGACAAGCATCTGTTCTTTTGGCTGCTGACCAACCGGATGGCCCCGCCGGCCGTGTTTGCGCTGCCGTTCTTTCAGCTCTATTCGTCAGTCGGGCTGTTCGACACGCATATCGCGGTCGCGCTGGCGCATTGCCTGTTTAACGTTCCGCTTGCGGTCTGGATTTTGGAAGGCTTCATGCGCGGCGTCCCCAAGGAGATCGACGAAACGGCCTATATCGACGGTTATTCGTTCGGGCGGTTCTTTGTGAAAATCTTCATGCCGCTGGTTGCGTCCGGCATTGGTGTGGCGGCGTTCTTCTGCTTCATGTTCTCGTGGGTGGAACTGCTGCTGTCGCGGACTTTGACCTCGGTGAATGCCAAGCCCATCGCCGCTACCATGACCCGCACAGTGTCGGCCTCCGGCCTCGACTGGGGAGTGCTGGCGGCCGCTGGCATCCTGACAATCGTGCCCGGCGCGCTGGTGATCTATTTTGTGCGCAACTACATCGCCAAGGGCTTTGCCCTGGGCCGCGTTTGA
- a CDS encoding carbohydrate ABC transporter permease yields the protein MEKTVNQKAWFLVLPVLILVAFSAVIPLMTVVNYSVQDSFGQNQFFWAGISWFDDLLHSDRMWNALGRQMAFSAIILAIEVPLGIFVALNMPKKGFWASFCLVLMSLPLLIPWNVVGTIWQIFGRVDIGLLGYTLASLGIDYNYTQGFFAAWSTLIVMDVWHWTSLVALLAYAGLQSIPDAYYQAAKIDQASRWAVFRYIELPKMTGVLMIAILLRFMDSFMIYTEPFVVTGGGPGNATTFLSIDLVKMALGQFDLGPAAAFSLMYFLVILLISWVFYTVMVNLDKRDGV from the coding sequence ATGGAAAAGACCGTCAATCAAAAGGCATGGTTCCTGGTCCTGCCGGTGCTGATCCTTGTGGCATTTTCCGCCGTCATCCCGCTGATGACCGTGGTTAATTATTCGGTGCAGGACAGCTTTGGTCAGAATCAGTTCTTCTGGGCCGGCATTTCGTGGTTCGACGATCTGCTGCATTCTGACCGGATGTGGAACGCGCTGGGTCGCCAGATGGCATTTTCCGCGATCATCCTCGCCATTGAGGTGCCTCTGGGCATCTTTGTCGCGCTGAACATGCCGAAAAAGGGCTTTTGGGCATCGTTCTGTCTAGTGCTGATGTCGTTGCCACTGCTGATTCCGTGGAACGTGGTTGGCACAATCTGGCAGATCTTTGGCCGGGTCGATATCGGTCTGCTGGGCTATACGCTGGCGTCTCTTGGTATCGACTACAACTATACCCAAGGTTTCTTTGCTGCGTGGAGCACGCTGATTGTCATGGATGTGTGGCACTGGACCTCACTGGTGGCGCTTCTGGCTTACGCCGGCTTGCAATCCATCCCCGACGCCTATTACCAGGCGGCCAAGATCGACCAGGCGTCGCGCTGGGCGGTGTTCCGCTACATCGAGCTGCCCAAGATGACGGGCGTGCTGATGATTGCGATCCTGTTGCGGTTCATGGACAGTTTCATGATCTACACCGAACCGTTTGTCGTCACTGGTGGCGGACCCGGGAACGCCACGACATTTCTGTCGATTGATTTGGTCAAGATGGCGCTGGGCCAGTTTGATCTGGGGCCGGCAGCGGCGTTCAGCCTGATGTATTTCCTCGTCATCCTGCTGATTTCATGGGTGTTCTACACGGTCATGGTCAACCTCGACAAAAGGGACGGTGTGTAA
- a CDS encoding ABC transporter ATP-binding protein, which yields MAKITLDNLAHSYLKNPKSEEDFALKELNHDWVDGEAYALLGSSGCGKSTLLNIISGLLQPSQGRILFDDKDVTHAPTAERNIAQVFQFPVVYDTMTVRDNLAFPLRNRGADPAYVAQRVQQIAAMIGMEATLDRKARGLTADAKQKISLGRGMVREDVNALLFDEPLTVIDPHMKWELRTQLKSLHHEFGHTMIYVTHDQTEALTFADKVVVMYDGRVVQIGTPEELFEKPAHTFVGYFIGSPGMNVIPARIDGAVAYIDGSELALTQGYGALGGKVEIGVRPEYATLSATEGLPVQIRRVEDVGRHKIVRASLFGHDINIIADEGDNIGPEMTRVIFDPAHVNVYADDWLVTPQSTKMGEAA from the coding sequence ATGGCCAAAATCACTCTCGATAACCTCGCCCATTCCTACCTCAAGAACCCGAAATCCGAAGAGGATTTTGCGCTCAAGGAGCTGAACCACGACTGGGTCGATGGCGAAGCTTATGCGCTGCTCGGATCTTCGGGCTGCGGCAAGTCTACGCTGCTCAACATCATCTCGGGGCTGCTGCAGCCGTCGCAGGGGCGTATCCTGTTCGACGACAAGGATGTGACCCACGCGCCGACGGCCGAACGCAACATTGCGCAGGTGTTCCAGTTTCCGGTGGTCTACGACACGATGACCGTGCGCGACAATCTGGCCTTTCCGCTGCGCAATCGTGGGGCGGACCCGGCCTATGTGGCGCAGCGCGTGCAGCAGATCGCCGCGATGATCGGGATGGAGGCAACGCTGGATCGCAAGGCGCGCGGTCTGACGGCTGACGCCAAGCAAAAGATCAGCCTGGGGCGCGGCATGGTCCGAGAGGATGTGAACGCCCTGCTGTTCGACGAGCCACTGACCGTGATCGACCCTCATATGAAGTGGGAGTTGCGCACGCAGTTGAAATCGCTGCACCATGAATTTGGCCACACGATGATCTATGTCACGCACGACCAGACCGAGGCGCTGACTTTCGCCGACAAGGTGGTGGTGATGTATGATGGCCGCGTCGTTCAGATTGGCACACCCGAAGAACTGTTCGAAAAACCGGCGCATACCTTTGTTGGCTATTTCATCGGATCACCCGGCATGAACGTGATTCCGGCCCGGATCGACGGTGCGGTCGCCTATATTGACGGCTCGGAACTGGCTCTGACGCAGGGGTATGGCGCGCTGGGTGGCAAGGTCGAGATTGGCGTGCGTCCGGAATATGCCACCCTGTCCGCGACCGAAGGCCTGCCGGTTCAGATCCGCCGGGTCGAGGATGTGGGCCGCCACAAGATCGTACGCGCCAGCCTTTTTGGTCACGATATCAATATCATCGCGGATGAGGGGGACAACATCGGCCCTGAAATGACCCGTGTCATCTTTGATCCGGCGCATGTGAATGTTTACGCCGATGACTGGCTGGTGACGCCGCAAAGCACAAAAATGGGAGAGGCCGCCTGA
- a CDS encoding ABC transporter ATP-binding protein — protein sequence MTLALQGVSKVVNGQTHIYPTDLTLEKGTMNVLLGPTLSGKTSLMRLMAGLDVPNSGTIHWQGKDVTGMRVQDRKVAMVYQQFINYPSMTVYDNIASPMRLLGKTSAEIDAAVLKAADLMKLGPMLQRKPLELSGGQQQRCALARALVKDAGLVLLDEPLANLDYKLREELRIEIPKIFEEAGSIFVYATTEPEEALLLGGNTATLWEGRVTQFGPTPRVYRQPVDATTARVFSDPPMNFLTMSKAGNILQFGDGQSAVATGKLAELADGTYTAGFRPNHVEIHRLADDALTFNTRLVVTELTGSETFVHLQHHGERWVGLIHGVHKLNLGAELPVYLDPRHIYIFGENGSLVAPAAYAQAA from the coding sequence ATGACGCTTGCTTTGCAAGGGGTCTCGAAGGTCGTCAACGGCCAGACACATATATACCCGACGGATCTGACCCTCGAGAAGGGGACGATGAACGTGCTTTTGGGGCCGACGTTGTCGGGCAAGACGTCGTTGATGCGGCTGATGGCCGGCTTGGATGTGCCCAACAGCGGCACGATTCACTGGCAGGGTAAGGACGTGACCGGGATGCGGGTGCAGGATCGCAAGGTGGCGATGGTCTACCAGCAATTCATCAACTATCCGTCGATGACCGTGTATGACAACATCGCGTCGCCGATGCGGTTGCTTGGCAAAACATCGGCAGAGATCGACGCCGCGGTGCTCAAGGCTGCTGACCTGATGAAGCTGGGTCCGATGCTGCAACGCAAACCGCTTGAACTTTCTGGCGGGCAGCAGCAGCGCTGCGCATTGGCGCGGGCGCTGGTCAAGGATGCCGGGCTTGTGCTGTTGGACGAACCTCTGGCCAACCTTGATTACAAGCTGCGCGAAGAATTACGGATCGAGATTCCCAAGATCTTTGAAGAGGCGGGCAGCATATTCGTCTATGCCACCACCGAACCCGAAGAGGCGTTGTTGCTGGGTGGGAACACCGCGACCCTGTGGGAAGGGCGTGTGACCCAGTTCGGTCCGACGCCGCGCGTCTACCGCCAACCTGTCGATGCGACCACGGCGCGGGTGTTCAGCGATCCGCCGATGAATTTCCTGACGATGTCAAAGGCGGGCAACATCCTGCAATTTGGCGACGGTCAGAGTGCAGTCGCCACCGGTAAGTTGGCCGAATTGGCGGATGGAACTTACACCGCCGGTTTTCGCCCGAACCATGTCGAAATTCACAGACTTGCCGACGATGCGCTTACGTTCAACACCCGGTTGGTTGTGACCGAATTGACTGGCTCGGAAACCTTTGTTCATTTGCAGCATCACGGCGAACGCTGGGTCGGCCTGATCCACGGGGTTCACAAGTTGAATTTGGGCGCAGAGCTGCCAGTCTATCTCGACCCTCGGCACATCTACATCTTTGGCGAGAATGGCAGTCTTGTTGCCCCCGCCGCCTACGCGCAAGCCGCCTGA
- the glpD gene encoding glycerol-3-phosphate dehydrogenase, whose protein sequence is MSADDQTQSALDLFIIGGGINGCGIARDAAGRGLSVALAEMNDLASATSSASTKLFHGGLRYLEYFEIRLVRESLIERETLLRAMPHISWPMRFVLPYHKDMRFESETPTSRLLNTVMPWMKGRRPAWLIRLGLFMYDTLGGRKILPGTRTLDLSDAPEGVPLNDKFRQAYEYSDCWVQDSRLVVLNARDAEARGAKVMTRTKVLAAERVDDLWHITLEDTGTGAQRTVRAKMLVNAGGPWVGDIIRTKIRSNSKEGVRLVRGSHIVTKQLYDHDKCYFFQGEDGRIIFSIPYEQDFTLIGTTDAEHHDPAVKPICTDEEQAYLCAFASKYFATPVTRADVVWTYSGVRPLYDDGASSATAATRDYTLKVDDAGGAPVLNIFGGKITTYRRLAESALDRIAPYFPDLPGKWTAGVTLPGGDFPVGDAPVQMQALQDDFPFLTGPWAQRLIRAYGTEARKILGSASAAVDLGRDFGGSLTENEVQWLMRNEYARTAEDVVWRRSKLGLRMTGDQISALETWMKDVRAKAAADAAE, encoded by the coding sequence ATGTCTGCTGACGATCAGACCCAATCAGCGCTGGACCTCTTCATCATCGGCGGCGGCATCAACGGCTGCGGAATCGCGCGTGACGCGGCTGGTCGGGGGCTGTCTGTCGCATTGGCCGAAATGAACGATCTGGCTTCGGCCACCTCATCGGCTTCGACCAAACTGTTTCACGGCGGGTTGCGGTATCTGGAGTATTTCGAGATTCGCCTCGTGCGGGAATCGCTGATCGAGCGGGAAACCCTGTTGCGTGCGATGCCCCACATCAGCTGGCCGATGCGATTTGTCCTGCCTTACCACAAGGATATGCGGTTCGAGAGCGAAACGCCGACATCGCGGCTACTCAATACGGTGATGCCGTGGATGAAGGGACGCCGTCCGGCATGGCTGATCCGCCTGGGTCTGTTTATGTATGACACCCTCGGCGGGCGAAAGATACTTCCTGGAACACGTACGCTGGACCTGTCAGATGCGCCGGAAGGTGTGCCGCTGAACGACAAATTCCGGCAGGCGTATGAATATTCCGATTGCTGGGTGCAAGATTCGCGGCTGGTCGTGCTGAATGCCCGCGACGCAGAAGCACGCGGCGCAAAGGTGATGACGCGAACCAAAGTTCTGGCGGCTGAGCGGGTCGATGATCTGTGGCACATCACGCTGGAGGATACCGGGACGGGTGCGCAACGCACCGTCCGTGCGAAGATGCTGGTCAACGCCGGTGGCCCCTGGGTCGGCGACATCATCCGTACCAAGATCCGCAGCAACTCAAAGGAAGGTGTGCGACTGGTCCGGGGTAGCCATATCGTGACGAAACAGCTGTATGATCACGACAAGTGCTATTTTTTCCAGGGTGAAGATGGGCGGATTATCTTTTCGATCCCGTATGAGCAGGACTTTACCCTGATCGGCACGACGGATGCCGAACATCACGACCCAGCTGTCAAACCAATCTGCACAGATGAAGAGCAGGCATATCTTTGCGCCTTTGCGTCCAAGTATTTTGCGACGCCAGTGACGCGTGCCGATGTGGTCTGGACCTATTCGGGTGTGCGTCCGCTGTACGATGACGGTGCCAGCAGCGCCACAGCAGCGACCCGGGATTATACGCTCAAGGTTGACGATGCGGGCGGTGCGCCGGTGCTGAACATCTTTGGCGGCAAGATCACCACTTACCGACGGTTGGCGGAAAGCGCGCTGGATCGGATTGCGCCGTATTTTCCGGATTTGCCGGGCAAATGGACGGCGGGTGTGACGTTGCCGGGCGGAGATTTTCCGGTCGGTGACGCGCCGGTTCAGATGCAGGCGCTACAAGATGATTTTCCGTTTCTGACCGGTCCTTGGGCGCAGCGGTTGATCCGCGCTTATGGCACCGAGGCGCGGAAAATTCTGGGCTCTGCCAGTGCGGCTGTCGATTTGGGTCGGGACTTTGGCGGAAGTTTGACGGAGAATGAAGTGCAGTGGTTGATGCGGAACGAGTACGCGCGCACCGCCGAGGATGTGGTCTGGCGTCGTTCGAAGCTTGGGTTGCGCATGACAGGCGATCAGATCTCGGCACTTGAAACATGGATGAAGGACGTTCGGGCAAAAGCGGCCGCAGACGCCGCAGAATAG
- a CDS encoding DeoR/GlpR family DNA-binding transcription regulator: MSQTFRQPEILDMARREGKVSVERLAEYFGVTHQTIRRDLTDLADAGRLERVHGGAVLPSGTSNIEYEDRRALNDAAKAAIARNCAAHIPADSSVFLNIGTSTEAVARQLLAHKNLLVVTNNMNVANILMANPDCQIILAGGSLRRSDGGLMGNLTTQTIRQFKFDLAVIGCSALDLDGDMLDFDFQEVGVSQTILQQSRKTFLVADASKFKRSAPARIASIAEIDTFFTDATPHRRLGALCREWGTDVKVSPPSPEPFQK; the protein is encoded by the coding sequence ATGTCGCAAACTTTCCGACAGCCTGAAATCCTCGACATGGCGCGCCGCGAGGGCAAAGTATCCGTCGAACGGCTCGCCGAATATTTTGGCGTCACCCATCAGACGATCCGCCGCGACCTGACCGATCTTGCCGATGCCGGGCGTCTTGAGCGTGTCCACGGCGGCGCGGTTCTGCCCTCTGGCACTTCGAACATCGAATACGAGGACCGGCGCGCGCTAAATGACGCCGCCAAGGCCGCGATTGCTCGCAATTGCGCCGCGCATATCCCAGCTGACAGTTCGGTATTCCTGAACATCGGAACGAGCACGGAAGCCGTCGCGCGCCAGTTGCTGGCACACAAAAACCTGCTGGTCGTGACCAACAACATGAATGTCGCCAATATCCTCATGGCGAATCCTGATTGTCAGATTATCCTTGCGGGTGGATCTCTGCGTCGCTCCGACGGTGGTTTGATGGGCAATCTGACCACGCAAACGATCCGCCAGTTCAAATTCGACCTCGCTGTTATCGGCTGTTCGGCCCTCGACCTGGACGGCGACATGCTCGATTTCGATTTTCAGGAAGTCGGGGTGAGTCAGACCATCCTGCAACAATCCCGCAAGACCTTTCTGGTGGCAGATGCTTCCAAGTTTAAGCGCAGCGCACCAGCGCGGATCGCGTCCATTGCGGAAATTGATACCTTCTTTACCGATGCGACACCGCATCGGCGCCTTGGTGCCCTTTGCCGCGAATGGGGCACTGACGTAAAAGTAAGCCCACCATCCCCGGAGCCGTTTCAGAAATAG
- the fliP gene encoding flagellar type III secretion system pore protein FliP (The bacterial flagellar biogenesis protein FliP forms a type III secretion system (T3SS)-type pore required for flagellar assembly.), translating into MFTGTLTGLALLLLPGAAAAQALSLDLGEGGSVTATSMQLIALITVLSLAPGIVITVTCFPFIVTVLSILRQAIGLQQSPPNMLIVSLALFLTYYVMEPVFTTSWELGLQPLINEEIDVETAFDRGIAPFQDFMAARTDGNTFAAMADLRPDATGTELSRDAPLSVLIPSFILSEISRAFQIGFLIFLPFLIIDLVVAAVLMSMGMMMVPPSIVSLPFKLAFFVVADGWSLLAGALVRSYF; encoded by the coding sequence TTGTTCACGGGAACTCTCACGGGGTTGGCTTTGCTGTTGCTGCCGGGTGCGGCAGCTGCGCAAGCGCTCTCACTCGATTTGGGTGAGGGCGGGTCGGTCACAGCCACCAGTATGCAACTGATCGCATTGATCACGGTACTCAGCCTCGCGCCGGGCATCGTGATCACCGTGACCTGCTTTCCGTTCATCGTGACGGTGCTTTCCATTCTTCGCCAGGCCATCGGGTTGCAGCAATCGCCGCCGAACATGCTGATTGTCAGCCTCGCATTGTTCCTGACCTACTACGTAATGGAGCCAGTGTTCACGACATCTTGGGAACTGGGACTGCAACCCTTGATCAATGAGGAAATTGACGTGGAAACAGCTTTCGATCGTGGGATCGCGCCGTTTCAGGACTTTATGGCGGCGCGGACCGACGGCAATACCTTCGCTGCCATGGCGGACCTAAGACCCGACGCAACGGGAACCGAGCTTTCTCGGGATGCACCGCTGTCGGTTCTGATCCCGAGTTTTATCTTGTCCGAAATTTCGCGCGCATTTCAGATCGGGTTTCTGATCTTCCTGCCGTTTCTGATCATCGACCTCGTTGTCGCTGCGGTCCTTATGTCGATGGGGATGATGATGGTGCCCCCGTCGATAGTGTCATTGCCGTTCAAGCTCGCGTTTTTTGTTGTTGCGGATGGCTGGTCGCTGCTGGCCGGCGCGCTGGTCCGCAGCTATTTCTGA